In Stigmatopora nigra isolate UIUO_SnigA unplaced genomic scaffold, RoL_Snig_1.1 HiC_scaffold_25, whole genome shotgun sequence, the genomic window GCTTAACAAGACAAAAAGTAGactatttagcatgtttttgcattttcttaatgaaaaaaaaaccaatgaATGTTTGCAAAATAAGGTTGAAGCTAGGCTCGCAAAGTTGCGGAATGGGCAGATGTGAGGTGGCGAGCGATATCGAGCGGCGGCGGATGGATTTCAGGAAGCGACCTTGGGTGGCCACGGCTAAAAGAAGCACCTGAGGCCAGCTCCGTTTCGGAGCTGACAGCGCAAGGACAAACAAATAACGAGCTGCGCTCAGCGGAAGCTTTGACGCAAGTGCCGAAACCAAAGTCTCTCCTTCCGCTTGAAATCCATCGCATTGTCAATATTGGCCACTTGCTGAATATTCAGGCTCATTTCTGGCTCATTTCTTGTATATTTTGGGCCACTTTGGATCATTTCTTGTTGATTTGGGACGATTCCCGGATCACTTCCTATTTCCTTTCACTTCTTGCTGGGTCTCTAAAAGTATCATTTGCTCTCTTTTCATCCCgtagaaaacaaatgaaggcTAATGCATCTCGGTCCAAGTGACATCTTGGCTCGCGCTGCCCTCTGGCGGCTATTTGTGAAACTCCTCACAATTGGGTGACCGTCCTCGGTGAAACCGAGCCCCCTCCGGGCCCTGATTGGTGGCCTCCCAAGAGCCAATGGTGTGGCTCTGCAGCTTGTTAACAGGCTCGCCTGTCCTCCTCCGTTATTTATAGAAGTCTGCTGCACACTTTGGTGCTAATGGTGCTAGTTGTGCTAATGGTGCCCGCGTGAGAAATTCTGGCCTACGGTGAGGTCCCCGTGAACTTTGACCCGGCAGGCTGCAGCCTGATGAAAACACACCAGAGAGTTCATTCTTCGGAGGAACCATGGCTGCCAGCCCTTTATACCAGTAGCCCACTTCCCGGCCATAGGTCATTGCACACGGACAAAATCGAATTGGTATTTGCTGATTGGTTTCCATTGACAGCGAGAGCCgtacaatacattttgactgggaaatcTATAGCTTCATAACATTAAATAGGATTGGGCCAGCTAAACAGCGCCATCGTTCGTCCAAACCCGATGACTGCTTTTTGAGTCACCTGGAAAAGGGAAGGTAGATCGAGAGCTACAGTgttggcttaaaaaaatggagcgcCCCAGGCTGATTAGAATATTGAGAACATGCGTGGGCAGTAATCATCTGACctaaatttattttcaaagtaaaatctaGGTATATGGTTGTGAATGTGTGGGTGTGGATTTCCCTTGGTGTCTATTAGTTAATTGGCAACGCAAGTAAAATTATTGTTAAATGAACCCATGACCTGAGTGAAAACTATTAAAATCACCCAGTCATTTGTCGCTTAATTAGCTTCGAAATGTACAGAATACACTCCATGCGAtgttgacatttgtttttactCAGGCACGACAGCGGCCTCTCGCGGGATTTCGGGTCCTTCCTGGTGTTTTTTGGGCAGGCGCCCCCTGCTGCCGATCGCCCGGCCGGTCGCTCGCTCGCTGACGTCACGCGACAGCCGGAGGAGGCGTGGTTTATCGGTGCTGCAGCGGAGGAACATGACATGGGGATGagcgagtgcgagagagagagagacagagacacggGGAacgggaggggggagggagggagggagggagtgagagagagagacagagagggagggtgggaaggaaggagggagtTAGACGGCTAGCCTGCCAGGAATTAACGGTTCGTCAACAGCCGTGGACTGAACACGCGACGATGGGGAGCAATGACTGACGCCGGAACGGTAAGAGACCCCCGGGTTGTCGCGTTTGGGGGGCGGTCGGGTTCACACACACGCGtaaacacgcacacaaacatttACAGGCCCGGCTTCGCCGCCGAGCACAATAGGTTAGCACTGCGGACAGGTGCACCTACTTCATTTGTCGACGTGCTCGGACCGGCTACGATTCGGTCAACTTCGTCGGGCGCTAacgtttgattttatttatttatttttagcccCGAGTGTCGTCTCGAACGCCCGAGGCTACTCATTTTATCGCCCCTCGACGCTAACTGGTGAGGAAGAGTTAAAAAACTGTCCGTATGCATGTGCGCGTAGACTCCCATGATGCTTTGGCGATATGTAACACACGCGTACATGTGATAgccggttgttgtttttttttttcttcgggaCGGCGGCCTGCGTTTTGGAACCTGTAGTGTAGACAATTAGCTCGTTGAACCCACCTAGCCTACTGAAtatgtatccatttttttctggggcaGGCGTTTTACGTACCCAGACGATCATCGTAATCATACATGATTTTCATTCGAAACGAGACAAATAGGGAATATGATACAGTAGTAGTACATAGTTAAGCTTGTCGGTTGACTTGATCAATGGCCTGCTGTCTCGCGTCAAGGAATACTCAAGGTATGAcgaagacacttttttttcttacattgatgcttttcattcattcatttaacaaTGGAGGCTGAAGGTAGCAAATGTCTCCTCTGTTTCATTCGGATCCCATTCATCCCGAGCtgattcttttttgggggggctagGACGGTCGCCAAGCCAAGGCGAGTTTGCCGGTGCCAGGCTAAGCCGTGCCACGGCGTGCCACGCCGTCTCCCGCGGAGTGCTTGGGTGAAGAGAGGGCACTTGGCACCCCATCTGTTACCCGCGCCAGATTCCCAGATTTTCTTGGAGAGATGAGGTCGGTCGCCGTTGAAGCGAGTCGGTTTGCCAGCTCTTAACTTAGCCAACAATTGCACTGGTCTGGCCAGACCTTCCGAGTTGGACTCCAATGGGTCCTCGGTCTGATTAGGGCCTGTCATTTAACTGCGAGTGGACCCTGTTTTTGTCCAGGTCGGAAGGCCATCTTGATGGTATTCCTCCATCTGTAATGAGGTCAAGATTGCAaagtttaaatttgtatttgtactttttgtttGGTTACTTTTGAATCCCTTTATGGCTAGTTTGTTTTTAGCAGTTTATCAATCAAGTGCCAGCGTGTTAATCAAACCGTTGTGCCACAAACAGGCCGACTTTTGACAACTGATTATTATTTCTTGGTCCTTCCGTCAAATATCTTCAATAGTCTCTGTTTATATTTAAGGCCGAGTTGGTTATGATCAAGTATTTTTAAGATCCTTTCATTATCATTCGCTCACGCTGTGAGAATTGTAAACTGCAGTTATATTCAGGCACCACTTGAGGAAAGTCCTTATGACCATTTAGATTCAaatttgacaatattttttttcttgttccccAAATCGAATGGAAGAAAGACGCTGGCACAGAATATTGTTGCTGGCTCAATTGAGATTCTCCAAGAGCCATTGTAGGTCATTTTCTTCTACTCTGAAAAGGAGGTCACATCTAAGCAACCATTTTCTCtctgaaaaaaagcctttgtgGAAGCTTTCTCTTTTAGTTTTTCTCTCAGTTTGGACCAACTAAATAAAGCAGGAGATCAACAATTGTTGCTCCTCCAAGATGATACGTAAAGTATACTATATGAAGGCTCTGATCTCTTTGCCTATCTCATCAAATGCTCCTTAAACGAATCAATGATTGGTGGTAGCAGTAAGTTTGTTTGTCCAAATTCGATGATAGCTTTTGACCAACGACAAATGGAATGAGATgctacgccgccgccgccattggCTGATGTCGTAAAGGTCATTAAATAGTGGGCCGTGCCAGATGGCCGCTTTATCGGATGATGGATGGAAATAAAACGCAAATGAGTCACACTTGAATTTTGTCCACTTCCTCTCCGAACATGTTTGTATTGCTCGTcaccatttgtttttcaatacGTCAAACTATTTCTCTTTAATTGTAAGCTTGGTGTTTTGGTTCAGTTGCACTGATGGAAAAGTGGACATTTGAAGGGCTCGCAGTCTGGCTCGTCCCGCTGGCCGGAAActctgtttttggttcaaaccTGTTGACGTTTTGACTCCAGCCGTACACTTTGTATTACTTTTAAGTCTTTTACGTGTGTCGTgtgtgtaacctgaaaattcacAGCTagaggtattcgtaagtagaggtaggacTATAATTGCAAATGGAGAGATTTTGTGACTCCACCGGTGAATAATACATGACTTAATGCAGTTAGTGAAGAAGTGTGGGCAGCAGCAGCACAAAGACGCTAGTTGGCGCCCCGCAAGGTCACATTTTTAACACACTTGTTCactttatatgaatatatatatattaggaccacaagaggaagaagacagGTAGGTAGGTCGGGTGGCCCTTCATGAATGGCCACAACGTTCTTTAGCGCCGATTCCAGTTTGCGTAAACACTGACCGAACGGAGCCGGGTTTAATTCGGGTTGCCTGACCGCCGCCGCTATTATTTATTGTGTTTCAGCCCCGCTTTTCTGCATCCCCGCAGCAGTCTTCCTCTCCGCCTGGACCCGTCGAGCCATGGACTGGAGTTGAGTCGGGTTCGAACCGTCGCCCTCGCGGTCCTCTGATCGCCATGCATCCTCAGCACAAATACAGAAAGTAAGTTTCCAATGGAATTCAATCTTCTTACTGTCATTTCAATTCCCTTTTTGTGGAAAGTTGACCGACACAACCCGCGTTTCTTGGTGTAAAGTGTTAGCGGTGTCATTTGAGGTTGAAAATGTGAATTTGGCGATAGCTCAGGTTTTCCCATTCAGTCACGTCAGTCCGTCAAGCTTTAGGTCCGACGGGACAAATATTTCTGGCGAAAGCTCAGGTTTTCCCTTTCAGTCACGTCCGTAAAGATTTAGGTCCGACGGGACACATTTTTCTGACGATTTGGCCAGATGGGAAGGAAGCCGCTGGGTGCCTACACGCTTTGACGTCGGCCGGGAACACGTCGTCAGATGTTTCTGACTCACTACTCACTTGCGCCACACGTGGGAGGGACTCTTGACGTCAACACCACTtaaagcacatgtgtcaaagtggcgccccgggggccaaatttgtgtggcctgggaaagtcaatcatgaatttctgttttaggatcaaattcaaatgaagagtatcgatttatattctatttcctgattttctcctctTTGAATCGGCGTAACGTGACAACCGCGAGTGAGATGACAGCGCTCGATCTGGTTAGACCTGGTCCTTGTCTCACACGgcctttttcctcctttttttgtgaTCAGATGAAAAGGTGAAGGCTGGCGTCCACCAAGGCCTCCGCTGCACCGTGGGCCGTGCGCACCCATGATCACGCCACTCCGGACATGGACGCGGTCCTGTCGGACTTTGTTCGCTCCACGGGGGCCGAACCGGGTCTGGCCAGAGACCTGCTGGAAGGTAAGCTAAAGGCTAACGGAAAAGGGAGGAAGTCAAAAGGAAGGGATGGGCGCTCGCTCATttagagagtgtgtgtgtgatgttttTATGAGATTGTTCCCACGAGACGCCTTTGTATCCCTTCACCGGATCCCGGGGAGGAGGGCGGGGCTAGCCGCACGGTGCCTCTTAGCGTACCGAGTGCAAAAGTTCACAAGGCAACTGAATTGTAGGCTGTGGTTAGTGTGCTGGATTGGGTCCAGTTACCTAGCGCCATAGAAATAGCGGATAGCTAACCATCACTCACTGTGTCATTCAGTTTTGAACTCCACTGGACCAGCGTTCCGTCGGCGCGGGCGGTATCGCCATTTTGAACATGTCGGTCCACGGATATGTTTTAAGTGGTAGATAATCCGCCGAGGCCAGATTCCCCAAAGAGCATGTTGATGCCAATATGTGGCTCAGGACTGTGGCTAACTCGCATTTGCTGACCACCGCCATTTCAAATGAGGGAGGAAAGCGTTAGTCCACCACCGGACGGCCACTCGTTTCGACCACTTAGAGAGCAACAAACGTCTTTTTCCTCTGACCGAGCGACTAAGTAGTCCAGGCCAGCGATAAGGGAGTCTCACAAACAAAGTCTTGGACGTCCGTTGACAATTTAACAATGAGTCGGTGCCCTTCTTTTGAATCTACACTTCCATCATATTGGCATGACATTGTTCTATGAAGAGATattgattgaatttttttatttttcacaggaGTAGTTAGAGTTGAATGAAccattttgcacacacacacacacacacacacacacacacacacacacacacacacacacacacacacacacacacacacacacacacacgggctcATTTCCTTCACAATAAGTGGTCATGGGTGTGTCAGGCAGGATATTGCTATCACACTTAATGGATGCGTTTCACCAGCAGCATTGTTCTAACAACCTTTCACTTTTGATGACTGTTTCATGGGGGACTCGTTTTGTTTTATTCGAGTTAAAGACGGAACACACAACAAAATGCAATGCTGTCAATAGTTGAGTTTCCATTTTTGACAGTGTTTTAtacattgagttttttttcaatttcatgcTTGCTCATCACTTTTTAGCCTTTGAGACTTTGCTTGTTTACAGTAAGCTTGCTTTTGTTGAACAAACAACACTTTTGTGGGAACACGAACACTCGGATCATTTGGTTTGGAAATAGCAGCGTGTTGGCGTGCTCCTTTATGACGTGCTTCTCTCTTTGTGGCAGGTAAAAACTGGGACCTGAGCGCCGCCCTGAACGATTACGAAGAGCTGCGGCAGGTCCACACGGCCAACCTGCCGCGGGTCTTCAACGAGGGCCGCTACGGCAAACGGGCGGAGGCGCGAGACACGCCCACCCACGTGGCCAAGATCGACAGGTCGGGCGCGCAGAAGCCGGAGGACAATGGACAAGGTGGGTTAAcgagaggaaaatcaggaaatgtaatatacatctatactcttcatttgaatttgatcctaaaacagaaagtcagcactcattgactttcccgggccacatagaATGATGCGGCGAGCCAGATTCGACccccggggccgccactttgacacctgtgctataCATTGAATTGATAGGTTTCAAAAGGGCTTCCGTGCGAGACAAATCAAAGATATATGAActctatatttttatttctctgAAACGATCTTGCTCATTCAGAGTTTTCACCAGAACCACCCTTCAAATGTCGGCCATATTGTAAAGAGTACAAGTGCAGATCATCTGCTCCGATTTGTGTCGGCGGGCGGGCTGCGTCTACGTGGGAGTtttcaacgtttttttttttttcacgactCCCGCAGGCATACATACGGACATTCTCGGCATGCTAGAAAATGCCTTGCCTTGCCGGGGTGCCGTATAGAGGCTATAGTGGATTATATAgagtttgttgttgtgtttggtCCCCCCGCAGAGAAGCGTCTGTCCCGCGGCATCTCGCACGCCAGCTCGGCCATCGTGTCGCTGGCGCGCCTCCAAGTGGCCAACGAGTGTAGCAAGGAGCAGTTCCCGCTGGAAATGCCCATCTACACCTTCCAGCTGCCCGACCTCAGCGTGTACAGCGAAGACTTTCGGACTTTTATCGAGAGGGACCTCATCGAGCAGTCCACCATGATGGCTCTGGAGCAAGCTGGTCAGTCCACTAATTGGGTTTGGACACAAAATGTGCAGGGGACATTTAAGTGTTTAACAACAAGTAagtcccaacaaaaaaaaaggaaaactatgTTTTTGCGCAGGTCGTCTGAACTGGTGGTCCACCATGTGCACCAGCTGTAAGAAGCTGCTTCCTCTGGCCACCACCGGGGACGGGAACTGCCTCCTGCACGCCGCTTCTTTAGGTACGTCAGCCACGCTTCATATGTGACGGAACGCTTTTTGAATTCCATCGTTTGCTGTGGTGCTCTACAAATACTAAATTTTCCTTTTGGAAAGAGCCGATGGTAACGTCACCCTGGTCTGTTCCCCCCCGCAGGGATGTGGGGCTTCCACGATCGAGACCTGATGCTGAGAAAGTCCCTGTACACCATGATGAAGAACGGAGCCGAGAGGGACGCCCTGAAGAGGAGGTGGAGGTGGCAGCAGACCCAACAGAACAAAGAGGTGAGCGCCACCATACCCTTAGTGGGCCAGACTTGGGGTTAGGGGCGCTATGGTACGGCTCGGGAGACGTATGTCATCTTAAATGAGACCTTTGCATACTTTCATTGAtgaattctgagactttttccactttttaaagtGGTGAGACGACtggaaaatgttgacattttcatttagaATTCCCTTGTAAATATCTTGGGTTTCTTTGGCAGTCTGGCCTGGTGTACACGGAGGAGGAGTGGGAGCGGGAGTGGAACGAGCTGCTCAAGTTGGCCTCCAGCGAGCCTCGCACGCACCTCAGCAAAAACGCCGCCACCAGTGGAGGGTGAGTGCACTTCCATTCGTGCACTTGGATTCAGTTGCAAGTCGCTCTTGTCGTTACGCCGTACAGACTTGATCGACCCTGTGCTCACTTACCAACAAAAAGTCTGCATTGTACCCATACAAGTGTATGCAGTGTGCTTAGGACATCCATAGAATTGGCTACATGTTCCTTTTGACTCGCGACTTTACCCCCTCCAAAAACCTTGGAAATATATATTGGACGCCTATTCCACTAAGAGTAGTTGAATCTAAATTGTTCATGACTCATTTGGGCTTTAAATGTGTCCATCTGTGCAACCATGTCATTGACCATGCTATGTTTTCACATGCTTTATAAGTTGTACTACAGTGGATTTTGGAAATGGTCGTTAGTTCCGACTCATGTCATTGTACGCCATCTAGTGGTGCTCCCTCACTCTGTTAAAGAATAATAACATTACCAAGAGTTTCTGTCTCAGTCCAAAAGGTTGTCAAGCCCCGCCCCAAGGGCTCAAATCACGGGATTGGCtaatatccatttttattttcactacCTATACCAAGTcaggaaatatttttcttcttctaactGCAGGGTGGATAACTCAGAGGATCCCGTCTACGAGAGTCTGGAGGAGTTCCACGTGTTTGTGCTGGCCCACGTGCTGCGCAGGCCCATCGTGGTGGTGGCCGACACCATGCTCAGAGACTCGGGAGGCGAAGGTGAGACCACGAGGGTCGGTCGCTCGCTCTCCAGCGCCGTACTTATTAACCCTCCCGCCGTTGGTTTTCAGCGTTTGCGCCCATCCCCTTCGGAGGCCTGTACTTGCCCCTGGAGGTCCCCCCCAGTCGATGTCACTGCTCCCCGCTGGTGCTGGCTTACGATCAGGCGCACTTTTCGGCGCTGGTGTCCATGGAGCAGAGGGACCAGCAGCGAGAACAAGGTGAGCCTTTCGGGAAAAACTGCAGTGCTGTTTTATCAAGCTCGGGCGGCGCGGCGTCTTCTTGGGAATGAAGGGGCGGCTGGCGACTCGGCGGTGAGATTAAAAGTGGTCGGTTCCGTCCCGCCGGAGGTGAATAATGGATGGAGTTGCGTGCCTGATCCATTATTAAAAGAAGCCAGTTGGCAGCCACAAGTTGGGAGTGGACCACGCACGCCGTGATTTATTTAGCGCTAATGCTAAGGGAAGGCCGGATAAATCAAGGTGGACGCTTTCCATTGGAACTTTATCATATGCCAAAGGGAAATGTCAGCCTTTGACTGTGGGGACTTTGACAACTTTTATGATATTGTCAAAGGAACACGTTTTTATGAACTGCAATGGTGCATTGGATTTGCTCTTTTGACGGGGTGAAACTATGGTATTTGAAGTGCACCTTTTAGtcagaaaatgacaagaaatcATGCTCAAACAACAGAATGTGAGTTTGTTCTTATGATTGGTGCTATTTAATTGAAGAAAACACTTGATAGCCTCCAAAATGTGAACTTTTTTCACACGATGACCATTTTTCTGGTCAATAGAAAAGAGAAGTCTGCAGATGTAGTCCATCTAAGAGACCATATCAGTATGTTCAATTATTCCCAAAAAAGCCATTGACATTTCCCCATTTCTCAGTGGACTCATTTTGGTCTGGTTTTGCCCAATAAACACTGCCGCCGTGGCCAGTGTTTGTTGATTCTCCAGGTGGGCAGAATTCTGGCGCGTGTTCCTTTAATTGGCAAACACGGCACATCTCCATGACAACCGGCCCGGGTAGTCAAGCCAATGACTCGGTGGGTGGAGAAGACGCTTGTCTTGGGGGTGTGGAGCCTTAGTCATTTCTCCACTAGAGGGCGCACGGGTCCACAAATACACTCGTTCTGGTTGGTCGGAGGAAACGTCTTAGCGGATGTGAGCAAAACGCTTTTCTTGAGTCGCATTAAAGAGCCACGCCCCCGTCTGAGAAGGGGTGACGGTACGGATAGGTCAAATGGGTCGGCAGCCGTCGGAGAGGTCATCCGAGGGGAAGCGTCCGTGGCCCATTAGGGTAGAGCCCATCTAAAGCCCACCCGCGAGCGCGTGGGGGGCGGGCGCCCCAAACAAACTGAGCCCCTCCCCCGAGAGACAGACAGTGGGAGCACTGTGAGGGTCTCTCAGGTGGAGACTGGCTCTTTTAGCATCCGAGGGGTCTCTCGGTGGGCCGTGTGTGTGTTCAGGTGTCGGCGAGCGCCGGGGAACAACTGGCTCTTTCTGCGGCGGATTaaagccggcggcggcggctccaTCCCTCGGTAACCCGACTCTTAATTGCGCAGACACATCCTGTCCTTGCTCCTTTTTTAGCAAGGAAGGTCCCGACTATTGAGAAAAGGAGCGTGAAAATAAGCTTTGGAAAAGTCTATTTGCAGAACTTGTCCGAAAGCCAGTTGGGGTTTTCTTTGGGAACCCCCAAACGGGCCCTTCAGCTCTGATTAGAACTTGGGAAAGACTGTGTTTTTACACAAAAAGGCCACCTACATCACCACCACAGTGTTCGCAGTGGCAATATGGCAGTGAAAATTGAACTGTTAGTTGTTGTGTCGCTATAAATGGGACACAAATTAAATCACCAATGTTCcgttgtaaaaaaacaaagcaaggaGAAATTGTCAGAGGTAGTATTCTAGAAATGAACAAGTCAGCCTTTTGAAATGCGCAGCTGTGCTTTGAACAAGGTGGACATTTCACATTTTCCAGACGGCACAAATTGTTTATAAAAAGAGGAAATGTGGCTTTTGCCCACCTCAAATGGGCGAGTGTCGTTGCTTCTTAGGCGGCGACTAaaagacaacacacacacacactctacaCACGCCTGGTGACGTGGACATGCTGACTTTGCATGAAACACAAAGAGCGCTCGGTTTGCTCGCAGAAATCACCTAcatttcctcctcttctttaAGCAAAGATAAAAGGCCAATAACGACCTCAACCTATTAACAAAAATGTGTTGTGTTCCGATTTTGGACCCGATTATACATCTTTTAGAATCAGTTAAGCCAAGGTGTCAGACTTGCGGGccacattaatgtcaactccatttcacgtgggccggaccatcaaagataaaatatttacttttattttaataaatggattaaaagaactggattaaaagcagcCTTTTTCTTCTCCCCCATGTCTTTCAGCCGTAATCCCTTTGACGGACTCCGAGCACAAGTTGCTGTCCATCCATTTTTCCGTGGACCCGGGCAGGGAGTGGGAATGGACCAGAGACGACAACGACAACGCCAAGTTGGCCAAGTAAGTCTCCTCCTGCTTTCCAAGGTTCATTAATGGGTTCCGTTTAGATCCGAACGCTCTGGCGCGCAGGTCACTGAAAACAAATGGCGAGGAGTTTACGCCAGGCTTTCTGTTCCACATTCTGCTCGAGTTTATCCTTCAAAACAATCCATCTgagattgttgcatgtgaataggAGGAAGCTTGTTGCCTCAACCATTTTCCCACAAGTGGGAATTTgtctcctctttgatttgatgttatttttggCTGCTGAAACCAAACGCTTTTTGGCCCAAAATCATCCAATCCcaatttgttacattttttttgttacatatacccaaataatgacattttttgggggggagggagCAGATTTCACCACCAccaaattttaatttcaatGACTGTTTAAATTTAACGATTGATAAATATTTGCGACTTTTGCTGTCTGACTATTAAAGTTTGACCTGGTGTATTTTTTCCGTTGCAGCCTGATCTTGTCACTGGAGGCCAAATTGAACCTGTTGCACAACTACATGAATGTCACATGGATCCGAATTCCATCTGAAACAAGGGTAAGTCCTGGAAATGTTTAAGTCACTCTACAACGAGTCTTTTTATAGCTTTTATTCAAAGTATATAATGCATTGGGGGACAAACTTAAGCCCTCAATCTATGATGTTTAtcaaatttcccgattttccccgtttcaaatcaatcattgtcattttttactccagttttcaattgtgtttttagtataaaatcattttgtaaaatttaaaattatataacatagctacaataaacattgttttagatctataaaacactgaatattcagggatttttttatccatttcaaaaaaaactCTAAATCTAAAATGGAGTTGATGTTAAAGCAGCCCGTGGTCTAGTAGTCGTAGTCCCAAATGTGACCTAACGATGCGTTGGCGTGCGTTCCAGGCTCCCCTGGCTCAGCCCGAGTCGCCGACGGCCTCGGCGGGCGAGGACGTGCGCTCCCTGGCCGAGTCGGTGGACTCGGACCGCGAGTCCGTCGGCAGCAATTCCAACGTCAACGCGGTCAAGGTGGCAAAGGACAAGGACAAAGACAAAGACAAGCCACAGCCGCCGGCGCACCGCAAAGACAAAGACAAGAGTCGTGCCGACTCGGTGGCCAACAAGCTGGGCAGCTTCAGTAAAACGCTGGGTATCAAGTTAAAGAAGAACATGGGCGGCCTGGGCGGACTGGTCCACGGAAAAATCAACAAATCCAACTCGGGCGCCGCTCGGAACGGCGACAACGCCGCGGAAAAGCCCCGGAAGAAAGACTCCAAGGCGGCCAGGGGCAACAAAGACGAGTCGGGCCACTCGGCCAGCTCCACGTCCTCGGAGAAGGCCACCAGCCCCTCCCCCCCGGCCGGGAAGGCCCCGACCGCCCCCGCCGGCGCCAGC contains:
- the LOC144192170 gene encoding OTU domain-containing protein 7A-like, which produces MDAVLSDFVRSTGAEPGLARDLLEGKNWDLSAALNDYEELRQVHTANLPRVFNEGRYGKRAEARDTPTHVAKIDRSGAQKPEDNGQEKRLSRGISHASSAIVSLARLQVANECSKEQFPLEMPIYTFQLPDLSVYSEDFRTFIERDLIEQSTMMALEQAGRLNWWSTMCTSCKKLLPLATTGDGNCLLHAASLGMWGFHDRDLMLRKSLYTMMKNGAERDALKRRWRWQQTQQNKESGLVYTEEEWEREWNELLKLASSEPRTHLSKNAATSGGVDNSEDPVYESLEEFHVFVLAHVLRRPIVVVADTMLRDSGGEAFAPIPFGGLYLPLEVPPSRCHCSPLVLAYDQAHFSALVSMEQRDQQREQAVIPLTDSEHKLLSIHFSVDPGREWEWTRDDNDNAKLANLILSLEAKLNLLHNYMNVTWIRIPSETRAPLAQPESPTASAGEDVRSLAESVDSDRESVGSNSNVNAVKVAKDKDKDKDKPQPPAHRKDKDKSRADSVANKLGSFSKTLGIKLKKNMGGLGGLVHGKINKSNSGAARNGDNAAEKPRKKDSKAARGNKDESGHSASSTSSEKATSPSPPAGKAPTAPAGASDKSLENWKYSTDVKLSLNILRAAMQGERKFIFGGLLLTSHRHQFHEEMIGYYLSNAQERFSQEQEQKRKEADKEADKAQDQGVLQDSLPPESVSPAPLAPIHTLKGKGRNSPVPTVPPPLPPHHHLSFPAPPTPPPVSRPPATHCSPNLGGKRPVPVSAHYSHTPPVQRHSVIHLQRASTPAEPYKAPLGGLKTCATYPQQNRTLSSQSYSPARPSGVRAAGTLETLAYGAPGERPKSHTFTNGFHAGDVRDRLESGEEDEGRAGRERGRGRGCGSPAYRFQQQQQRRCKRDECSFYGRPETDHYCSYCYREELKRREREKGQGQGQGQGQGQGQRPA